A region of Pseudomonas putida DNA encodes the following proteins:
- a CDS encoding DUF2782 domain-containing protein, producing MRTLNRLLVLGLLATMPVVTLAADDAPSADPEVTIRTEGDKTIQEYRQNGFLYAIKITPKNGKPYFLVRADGTDANFIRSDQPDMLIPSWKIFEW from the coding sequence ATGCGTACACTCAATCGCCTGTTAGTGCTCGGTCTGTTGGCAACCATGCCAGTCGTCACCCTGGCGGCGGACGACGCCCCCTCGGCCGATCCCGAGGTGACCATTCGCACGGAAGGCGATAAAACCATCCAGGAGTACCGCCAGAACGGCTTCCTGTATGCGATCAAGATCACGCCGAAAAACGGCAAGCCTTATTTTCTGGTACGCGCCGATGGCACTGATGCCAATTTCATTCGTTCCGACCAGCCGGACATGCTGATTCCGTCCTGGAAGATCTTCGAGTGGTAA
- a CDS encoding homoserine kinase: MSVFTPVTRPELETFLAPYQLGRLLDFQGIAAGTENSNFFVSLEQGEFVLTLIERGPSEDMPFFIELLDVLHAADMPVPYALRDRDGNGLRELCGKPALLQPRLSGKHIKVPNNQHCAQVGELLAHIHLATRDHVIERKTDRGLDWMLAAGAELMPRLSAEQVALLQPALDEINAHKAQILALPRANLHADLFRDNVMFEGTHLTGVIDFYNACSGPMLYDIAITVNDWCIDEHGAIDVPRAQALLGAYAALRPFTAAEAELWPEMLRIGCVRFWLSRLIAAESFAGMDVMIHDPSEFEVRLAQRQQVDLHLPFAL, from the coding sequence ATGTCAGTCTTCACCCCCGTGACCCGGCCTGAGCTGGAAACCTTTCTGGCGCCATACCAGCTGGGCCGTCTACTCGACTTCCAGGGCATTGCCGCCGGCACCGAAAACAGCAATTTCTTCGTAAGCCTCGAACAGGGTGAGTTCGTCCTGACGCTGATCGAACGCGGCCCGAGCGAAGACATGCCGTTCTTCATCGAGCTGCTCGACGTGCTGCATGCCGCCGACATGCCCGTGCCTTACGCCCTGCGTGACCGCGACGGCAATGGCCTGCGCGAACTGTGCGGCAAGCCTGCGCTGCTGCAGCCGCGGTTGTCGGGCAAGCACATCAAGGTGCCCAACAATCAGCACTGCGCCCAGGTTGGCGAATTGCTCGCGCACATCCACCTGGCGACCCGTGACCACGTCATCGAGCGCAAGACCGACCGGGGCCTGGACTGGATGCTGGCCGCTGGCGCCGAGCTGATGCCGCGCCTTAGCGCCGAGCAGGTGGCGCTGCTGCAACCCGCGCTGGACGAAATCAACGCGCACAAGGCGCAGATCCTGGCCTTGCCACGGGCCAACCTGCACGCCGACCTGTTCCGCGACAACGTGATGTTCGAAGGCACCCACCTGACCGGGGTGATCGACTTCTACAACGCCTGCTCCGGGCCGATGCTGTACGACATCGCCATTACCGTGAACGACTGGTGCATTGATGAGCACGGGGCAATCGATGTGCCACGCGCCCAGGCGCTGCTGGGGGCCTATGCCGCGCTGCGCCCGTTTACCGCCGCCGAGGCCGAGCTGTGGCCGGAGATGCTGCGGATCGGGTGTGTGCGCTTCTGGCTGTCGCGTTTGATCGCGGCCGAGTCGTTTGCCGGGATGGATGTGATGATCCATGACCCGAGCGAGTTCGAGGTGCGCCTGGCGCAGCGTCAGCAGGTGGATTTGCACCTGCCGTTCGCCTTGTAA
- a CDS encoding zinc ABC transporter substrate-binding protein, producing METLLCYLFLSSRVFTVSRFLALFVAFIAFSAQADVRVLTSIKPLQQIAAAVQDGVGRPDVLLPPGASPHHYALRPSDVRRVADADLLYWIGPDMENFLPRVLKGRDKATVAVQSLTGMQLRHFGEDSHSHEEADHDDHDHDHRPGSLDAHLWLSSVNARVIAAKMAADLAEADPANAARYQANLKAFVERLDALDGRIKARVAGIAGKPYFVFHEAFDYFEANYGLKHTGVFSVASEVQPGAQHVAAMRKRLQEVGKTCVFSEPPLRPRLAETLTAGLPVRLAELDALGGDPVDAKGYERLLEKLGGDLAGCLEQL from the coding sequence ATGGAGACGTTATTATGTTACCTGTTTCTGTCGAGCCGAGTATTCACCGTGTCCCGATTCCTAGCCCTTTTTGTCGCTTTCATCGCATTTTCCGCCCAGGCCGACGTGCGTGTGCTGACCAGTATCAAACCGCTGCAGCAGATTGCCGCCGCCGTTCAGGACGGGGTGGGCCGCCCGGACGTGCTGCTGCCGCCTGGCGCTTCGCCGCACCATTACGCCCTGCGCCCCTCCGACGTACGGCGCGTCGCGGATGCCGACCTGTTGTACTGGATCGGCCCGGACATGGAAAACTTCCTGCCGCGGGTGCTGAAAGGGCGGGACAAAGCCACCGTCGCGGTGCAGTCGCTGACCGGCATGCAGTTGCGCCATTTTGGCGAAGACAGCCACTCGCATGAAGAAGCCGACCACGACGATCATGATCACGATCACCGCCCAGGTAGCCTGGACGCGCACCTGTGGCTGTCGTCGGTCAATGCCCGGGTAATTGCGGCGAAGATGGCGGCGGACCTGGCTGAGGCCGATCCGGCCAATGCCGCACGCTACCAGGCCAACCTGAAGGCTTTCGTCGAACGTCTGGATGCTTTGGATGGGCGTATCAAGGCGCGGGTGGCGGGTATTGCCGGCAAGCCGTACTTCGTGTTCCACGAGGCGTTCGATTACTTCGAAGCCAACTATGGCCTGAAGCACACCGGGGTGTTCAGTGTGGCGTCCGAGGTGCAGCCAGGCGCCCAGCATGTGGCCGCGATGCGTAAGCGCCTGCAGGAAGTGGGCAAGACCTGTGTGTTCAGCGAACCGCCGTTGCGGCCACGCCTGGCTGAGACGCTGACGGCTGGGTTACCGGTGCGGTTGGCCGAGCTGGATGCCTTGGGCGGCGATCCTGTGGATGCAAAGGGCTATGAGCGCCTGCTGGAGAAGCTGGGTGGCGACCTGGCGGGGTGCCTGGAGCAGCTCTAG
- the zur gene encoding zinc uptake transcriptional repressor Zur, whose product MSITPLANRPHDHSHCVHSALAEADALCTRQGLRLTALRRRVLELVWQSHKPLGAYDILAVLSEQDGRRAAPPTVYRALDFLLDNGLVHRIASLNAFIGCSHPEHVHQGQFLICRACHVAIELEQNSISDAIISSAKGVGFNVETQTVEVVGLCSNCRSAA is encoded by the coding sequence ATGTCCATCACGCCGCTGGCCAACCGCCCCCACGATCACTCCCATTGCGTGCATAGCGCATTGGCCGAAGCCGATGCCTTGTGCACCCGCCAGGGGTTGCGCCTGACCGCTCTGCGCCGCCGTGTGCTGGAGCTGGTATGGCAAAGCCACAAGCCGCTGGGGGCCTACGACATCCTCGCCGTGCTCAGCGAGCAGGACGGCCGCCGCGCCGCGCCGCCGACCGTGTACCGCGCCCTGGATTTCCTCCTCGACAACGGCCTGGTGCACCGCATCGCCTCGCTCAACGCCTTCATCGGTTGTAGCCACCCAGAGCACGTGCACCAGGGCCAGTTCCTGATCTGCCGCGCCTGCCATGTGGCCATCGAGCTGGAGCAGAACAGCATCAGCGACGCCATCATCAGCAGCGCCAAGGGCGTCGGCTTCAACGTCGAGACACAGACCGTGGAAGTGGTCGGCCTGTGCAGCAACTGCCGGAGCGCGGCATGA
- the znuC gene encoding zinc ABC transporter ATP-binding protein ZnuC: MSDALIRLEQVGVTFAGEAVLDSIDLSVAPGQIVTLIGPNGAGKTTLVRAVLGLLKPHRGTVWRKPKLRIGYMPQKIQVDATLPLSVLRFLRLVPGVDRAAALSALQEVGAEQVIDSPIQTISGGEMQRVLLARALLREPQLLVLDEPVQGVDVVGQTELYNLITRLRDRHGCGVLMVSHDLHLVMSATDQVVCLNRHVCCSGHPEQVSNDPAFVELFGQNAPSLAVYHHHHDHSHDLHGSVVAPGTHVHGEHCKHG, encoded by the coding sequence ATGAGCGACGCACTGATCCGCCTGGAGCAGGTGGGTGTCACCTTCGCGGGCGAAGCGGTGCTCGACAGCATTGACCTGTCGGTGGCACCGGGCCAGATCGTGACCCTGATCGGCCCTAACGGGGCAGGCAAGACCACCCTGGTACGCGCCGTACTCGGGCTGCTCAAGCCGCACCGCGGCACGGTCTGGCGCAAGCCGAAGCTGCGCATCGGCTACATGCCGCAAAAAATCCAGGTGGATGCCACGCTGCCGCTGTCAGTGCTGCGTTTCTTGCGCCTGGTGCCCGGCGTAGACCGCGCGGCTGCCTTGTCGGCGCTGCAGGAAGTGGGTGCCGAACAGGTCATCGACAGCCCCATCCAGACGATTTCCGGTGGCGAGATGCAGCGCGTGCTGCTGGCCCGGGCACTGCTGCGCGAGCCGCAGCTGCTGGTGCTCGACGAACCGGTGCAGGGCGTAGACGTGGTCGGCCAGACCGAGCTGTACAACCTCATCACCCGCCTGCGCGACCGCCACGGTTGCGGCGTGCTGATGGTTTCGCACGACCTGCACCTGGTGATGAGCGCCACCGACCAGGTGGTCTGCCTCAACCGTCATGTGTGCTGCTCCGGCCACCCCGAGCAGGTCAGCAACGACCCGGCCTTTGTCGAGCTGTTCGGCCAGAACGCACCAAGCCTGGCTGTCTACCACCACCATCACGACCACAGCCACGACCTGCATGGCTCGGTGGTCGCCCCTGGCACCCATGTTCACGGAGAGCACTGCAAGCATGGCTGA
- the znuB gene encoding zinc ABC transporter permease subunit ZnuB: MADFLLYALLAGLSLALVAGPLGSFVVWRRMAYFGDTLSHAALLGVALGFALDVSPALAVTVGCLLLAILLVTLQQRQPLASDTLLGILAPSTLSLGLVVLSFMHDVRIDLMAYLFGDLLAISPTDLGWILGGSVLVLLLLAALWRPLLAVTVHEELAMVEGLPVAGLRLALMLLIAVVIAVAMKIVGVLLITSLLIIPAAAAQRHARSPEQMALGASLLGVTAVCGGLAMSWFKDTPAGPSIVVCAAVLFLLSLALPKR; encoded by the coding sequence ATGGCTGATTTTCTTCTCTACGCCTTGCTTGCCGGTTTGTCCCTGGCGCTGGTGGCCGGCCCACTGGGGTCTTTCGTGGTGTGGCGGCGCATGGCCTATTTCGGCGACACCCTGTCCCACGCCGCCTTGCTCGGTGTAGCCCTGGGTTTTGCCCTGGACGTGAGCCCGGCATTGGCGGTGACCGTGGGTTGCCTGCTGCTGGCGATCCTGCTGGTGACCTTGCAGCAACGCCAGCCGCTGGCCTCCGACACCCTGCTCGGCATTCTTGCCCCCAGCACGCTTTCCCTGGGCCTGGTGGTACTGAGTTTCATGCACGACGTGCGCATCGACCTGATGGCCTACCTGTTCGGCGACCTGCTGGCCATCAGCCCCACCGACCTGGGCTGGATCCTCGGTGGCAGCGTACTGGTACTGCTGTTGCTCGCCGCGCTGTGGCGGCCGTTGCTGGCAGTGACCGTGCATGAAGAGCTGGCCATGGTCGAGGGCCTGCCGGTGGCGGGCCTGCGCCTGGCCTTGATGCTGTTGATCGCGGTGGTGATTGCCGTGGCGATGAAAATCGTCGGTGTGCTGCTGATCACCTCGCTGCTGATCATTCCCGCCGCTGCGGCGCAACGCCACGCCCGTTCGCCCGAGCAGATGGCCCTGGGTGCCAGCCTGCTGGGGGTGACCGCGGTCTGTGGCGGTCTGGCCATGTCCTGGTTCAAGGACACCCCCGCCGGCCCATCGATCGTGGTCTGCGCGGCAGTGCTATTCTTGCTGAGCCTGGCCTTGCCGAAACGCTGA
- a CDS encoding PA5502 family lipoprotein, whose product MKPFASRYLLVAALSLFLAACSSAPVEQADAPAQADAWQQLQQTIASNELATAEDQLAALQAQSPVDPRLEQYQRQLAEAYLQRSQIVLQKGDVNAAATALARARALMPQAPAVTGGDAVRQARKAELEKAEAALKAAEAKPQARVIDPTAPSTVIALKTTDIAAMRRQLDEIAADVVNYQCHVVFQVPRTEDAPWLKTLLEKRVHKIDSGFELKQKHEIQRKLPAQVVLVPHQR is encoded by the coding sequence ATGAAGCCGTTTGCCTCCCGTTATCTGCTTGTTGCCGCGTTATCCCTGTTCCTGGCCGCCTGCTCCAGTGCCCCGGTCGAACAGGCCGATGCACCTGCTCAAGCCGATGCCTGGCAGCAGTTGCAACAGACCATCGCCAGCAATGAGCTGGCTACCGCCGAAGACCAGTTGGCTGCCTTGCAGGCGCAGTCGCCCGTTGACCCGCGCCTGGAACAGTACCAGCGGCAGTTGGCCGAGGCGTATCTGCAGCGTAGCCAGATTGTCTTGCAGAAAGGCGATGTCAACGCCGCTGCCACTGCCCTGGCGCGTGCCCGCGCGCTGATGCCGCAAGCCCCGGCGGTGACCGGTGGCGATGCTGTGCGCCAGGCGCGCAAAGCAGAATTGGAAAAGGCCGAGGCAGCCTTGAAGGCGGCCGAGGCGAAGCCTCAGGCGCGGGTGATCGACCCAACCGCACCGAGCACCGTGATTGCGCTGAAGACCACGGACATTGCTGCCATGCGCCGCCAGCTCGATGAGATTGCTGCCGATGTGGTGAACTACCAGTGCCATGTGGTGTTCCAGGTGCCACGGACCGAGGATGCGCCTTGGCTGAAGACGCTGCTGGAAAAACGGGTGCACAAGATCGACAGCGGGTTCGAGCTTAAGCAGAAGCACGAAATCCAGCGCAAGCTGCCAGCCCAGGTGGTTCTGGTCCCGCATCAGCGCTAA
- the katE gene encoding catalase HPII, translated as MPSKKVDAPKESQAAGVNSPDHANTNTKLQSLEGVRSDATGQALRTNQGVKIADNQNSLKAGPRGPSLLEDFIMREKITHFDHERIPERIVHARGTGAHGYFQSYGNHAELTKAGFLQDPEKITPVFVRFSTVQGPRGSGDTVRDVRGFAVKFYTDEGNFDLVGNNMPVFFIQDAIKFPDFVHAVKPEPHNEMPTGGSAHDTFWDFVSLVPESAHMVIWAMSDRAIPRSLRMMEGFGVHTFRLINAEGVASFVKFHWKPRQGVHSVLWDEAQKLAGKDTDFHRRDLREAIETGDYPEWELGVQIVPEADEHKFEFDLLDPTKIIPEELVPVTPLGKMVLNRNPDNFFAEVEQVAFCPGHIVPGIDFSNDPLLQGRLFSYTDTQLSRLGGPNFHEIPINRPVAPNHNNQRDALHRQTIHKGRASYEPNSIDGGWPKETPAAAQDGGFESYQERIDAVKIRQRSESFGDHFSQARLFFQSMSPNEQQHIIKAYSFELGKVEREHIRVREVNEILANIDLKLAAAVAANLGLPAPKAGTVQVKGSKLAQSPVLSQMNHPGDVGIKGRKIAVLVADGVDGASVDQLVKALEAHSARILVLGPSSAPVKTAQGKQLPVDASMEGMPSIMFDGILVPAGKASLDALGASGLAKHFLLEGYKHLKAIALAKEGKALLGSLGLKEDKGLLLGDDQKTVDAFVKAVEGHRVWEREAVAEAVPA; from the coding sequence ATGCCTAGCAAGAAAGTTGATGCGCCCAAAGAAAGCCAGGCCGCCGGGGTCAACAGCCCCGATCATGCCAATACCAATACCAAATTGCAGAGCCTGGAGGGTGTGCGCAGCGATGCTACGGGCCAGGCGCTGCGGACCAATCAAGGTGTGAAGATCGCTGACAACCAGAACAGCCTCAAGGCCGGGCCACGCGGGCCTTCGCTGCTCGAAGACTTCATCATGCGCGAGAAGATCACTCACTTCGATCATGAGCGTATCCCTGAACGCATCGTCCATGCCCGGGGCACCGGCGCCCATGGTTATTTCCAGAGTTACGGTAACCACGCCGAACTGACCAAGGCCGGTTTCCTGCAGGACCCCGAGAAGATCACCCCGGTGTTCGTGCGCTTTTCCACGGTGCAGGGCCCGCGCGGTTCGGGCGACACGGTGCGCGATGTGCGTGGTTTTGCCGTCAAGTTCTACACAGATGAAGGCAATTTCGACCTGGTAGGCAATAACATGCCGGTGTTCTTCATCCAGGATGCGATCAAGTTCCCTGACTTCGTGCATGCGGTCAAACCCGAGCCGCACAACGAGATGCCCACCGGTGGCTCGGCCCATGACACCTTTTGGGATTTTGTCTCGCTGGTGCCGGAGTCGGCGCACATGGTCATCTGGGCCATGTCCGACCGTGCGATACCTCGCAGCCTACGGATGATGGAGGGTTTTGGCGTGCACACCTTCCGCCTGATCAATGCCGAAGGGGTGGCGAGCTTCGTCAAGTTTCACTGGAAACCGCGCCAAGGCGTGCACTCGGTGCTGTGGGACGAGGCGCAAAAGCTTGCGGGCAAGGACACCGACTTCCACCGTCGCGACCTTCGCGAAGCGATCGAGACCGGTGATTACCCTGAGTGGGAGCTGGGTGTACAGATCGTGCCGGAAGCTGATGAACACAAGTTCGAATTCGACCTGCTCGACCCCACCAAGATTATCCCCGAGGAACTGGTGCCGGTTACGCCGTTGGGCAAAATGGTGCTCAACCGTAACCCCGACAACTTCTTTGCCGAAGTCGAGCAGGTCGCGTTCTGCCCTGGGCATATCGTGCCGGGCATCGACTTTTCCAATGACCCGCTGCTGCAGGGCCGGTTGTTCTCCTACACCGACACCCAACTGAGCCGCCTGGGCGGGCCTAACTTCCATGAAATCCCGATCAACCGCCCGGTGGCGCCGAACCACAATAATCAACGTGACGCGCTGCACCGGCAGACTATCCACAAGGGCCGTGCGTCTTACGAGCCAAACTCGATTGACGGCGGCTGGCCTAAAGAAACCCCTGCCGCTGCCCAGGATGGCGGCTTCGAAAGTTATCAGGAGCGCATCGATGCGGTGAAAATCCGGCAGCGCAGCGAGTCATTCGGTGACCACTTTTCGCAGGCGCGTCTGTTCTTCCAGAGCATGAGCCCCAATGAGCAGCAGCACATCATCAAGGCCTACAGCTTCGAGCTGGGCAAAGTGGAGCGCGAGCATATCCGCGTGCGTGAGGTGAACGAGATTCTGGCCAACATCGACCTGAAGCTGGCGGCGGCTGTGGCAGCCAACCTCGGCCTGCCTGCGCCCAAGGCTGGCACGGTGCAGGTCAAAGGCAGCAAGTTGGCGCAATCACCTGTCTTGAGCCAGATGAATCACCCAGGGGATGTCGGTATCAAAGGCCGCAAGATCGCTGTGCTGGTGGCCGACGGCGTGGATGGGGCGAGTGTCGATCAACTGGTCAAGGCGCTTGAAGCCCACAGTGCGCGCATTCTGGTGCTGGGGCCGAGTTCGGCGCCGGTTAAAACCGCCCAAGGCAAGCAGCTGCCGGTGGATGCGTCGATGGAGGGTATGCCTTCGATCATGTTCGACGGGATTCTGGTGCCGGCGGGCAAGGCGTCATTGGACGCATTGGGTGCCAGCGGCCTGGCCAAGCACTTCCTGCTTGAGGGCTACAAGCATCTGAAGGCGATCGCATTGGCCAAGGAAGGCAAGGCATTGCTGGGCAGCTTGGGGCTCAAGGAGGACAAGGGCCTGTTGCTGGGGGATGACCAGAAGACCGTGGATGCCTTTGTCAAAGCGGTTGAAGGGCATCGGGTGTGGGAAAGGGAGGCAGTTGCTGAAGCTGTGCCAGCCTGA
- a CDS encoding methionine ABC transporter ATP-binding protein, producing MIEFQHVHKTYRVAGREIPALNPTSLTIEDGQVFGLIGHSGAGKSTMLRLINRLEEPSGGKIIVDGEDVTAFNANQLRGFRQQVGMIFQHFNLLASKTVADNVALPLTLAGELSRSEIDKRVTELLARVGLQDHAKKYPAQLSGGQKQRVGIARALSTNPKILLCDEATSALDPQTTASVLQLLAEINRELKLTIVLITHEMDVIRRVCDRVAVMDAGLIVEQGSVADVFLHPQHPTTKRFVQEDEQVDEGEQRDDFAHVPGRIVRLTFQGDATYAPLLGTVARETGVDYSILAGRIDRIKDVPYGQLTLAVTGGDMEAAFDRFKAADVHMEVLR from the coding sequence GTGATCGAGTTCCAACATGTACACAAGACCTACCGCGTCGCCGGTAGGGAAATCCCCGCCCTCAACCCGACCAGCCTGACCATCGAAGATGGCCAGGTGTTCGGCCTGATCGGCCACTCCGGCGCTGGCAAAAGCACCATGCTGCGCCTGATCAACCGCCTCGAAGAGCCTTCGGGCGGCAAGATCATCGTCGATGGTGAGGACGTCACCGCGTTCAATGCCAACCAGCTGCGCGGCTTCCGCCAGCAAGTCGGGATGATTTTCCAGCACTTCAACCTGCTGGCATCCAAGACCGTGGCCGACAACGTGGCCCTGCCATTGACCCTGGCTGGCGAGCTGTCGCGCAGCGAGATCGACAAGCGCGTCACCGAGCTGCTGGCCCGCGTCGGCTTGCAAGACCACGCCAAGAAGTACCCCGCGCAGCTGTCCGGCGGCCAGAAGCAGCGCGTCGGCATTGCCCGCGCCCTGTCCACCAACCCGAAGATCCTGCTGTGCGACGAGGCCACCAGTGCCCTCGACCCGCAGACCACTGCGTCGGTGCTGCAACTGTTGGCCGAGATCAACCGTGAGCTGAAGCTGACCATCGTCCTGATCACCCACGAAATGGACGTGATCCGCCGGGTCTGCGACCGCGTGGCGGTCATGGATGCCGGGCTGATCGTCGAGCAGGGCTCGGTGGCCGATGTATTCCTGCACCCGCAGCACCCGACCACCAAGCGTTTCGTCCAGGAGGACGAACAGGTCGATGAAGGCGAGCAGCGCGATGACTTCGCCCACGTGCCGGGGCGCATCGTGCGCCTGACGTTCCAGGGCGACGCTACCTACGCGCCGCTGCTGGGCACTGTCGCCCGCGAAACCGGTGTCGACTACAGCATCCTGGCCGGGCGTATCGACCGCATCAAGGATGTCCCCTATGGGCAGCTGACCCTGGCCGTCACCGGCGGCGACATGGAAGCGGCATTCGACCGCTTCAAGGCAGCTGACGTACATATGGAGGTACTGCGTTGA
- a CDS encoding methionine ABC transporter permease, which translates to MDALNFFANVDWAEIWLATLDTMTMLFGSLFFTVLLGLPLGVLLFLCGPRQMFEQKGVYALLSLVVNILRSLPFIILLIVMIPFTVLITGTSLGVAGAIPPLVVGATPFFARLVETALREVDRGIIEATQSMGATTRQIITSALLPEARPGIFAAITVTAITLVSYTAMAGVVGAGGLGDLAIRFGYQRFQTDVMVVTVVLLLVLVQVLQSVGDKLVVHFSRK; encoded by the coding sequence ATGGACGCCCTGAATTTCTTTGCCAACGTCGATTGGGCCGAAATCTGGCTGGCCACCCTCGACACCATGACCATGCTGTTCGGCTCGCTGTTCTTCACCGTGTTGCTGGGCCTGCCGCTGGGCGTGCTGCTGTTCCTCTGCGGCCCGCGCCAGATGTTCGAGCAGAAGGGTGTGTATGCGCTGCTGTCGCTGGTCGTCAACATCCTGCGTTCGCTGCCGTTCATCATCCTGCTGATCGTGATGATCCCGTTCACCGTGCTGATCACCGGCACCTCGCTGGGCGTCGCCGGCGCCATTCCGCCGCTGGTGGTCGGGGCCACGCCGTTCTTCGCGCGCCTGGTCGAAACCGCCCTGCGTGAAGTGGACCGCGGCATCATCGAGGCCACCCAGTCGATGGGCGCTACCACGCGCCAGATCATCACCAGTGCCCTGCTGCCGGAAGCCCGCCCGGGCATCTTCGCGGCCATCACCGTCACCGCCATCACCCTGGTGTCGTACACCGCCATGGCCGGTGTGGTGGGCGCGGGCGGCCTGGGCGACCTGGCCATCCGCTTCGGCTACCAGCGCTTCCAGACCGATGTCATGGTCGTGACCGTGGTGCTGTTGCTGGTGCTGGTTCAGGTACTGCAGAGCGTGGGCGACAAACTGGTCGTGCATTTTTCCCGTAAGTAA
- a CDS encoding MetQ/NlpA family ABC transporter substrate-binding protein, giving the protein MKKLLAVAAAVAAFSAHADTLTVAATPVPHAEILNFVKPQLAKEGVELKVKEFTDYIQPNVQVAEKRLDANFFQHQPYLDEFNKAKGTQLVSVAGVHIEPLGVYSAKIKKLDELSSGATVVIPNDATNGGRALLLLDKAGVIKLKDNKNILSTVKDVAENPKNIKFRELEAATIPRVLTQVDAALINTNYALEAKLNPEKDALAIEGSDSPYVNILVARPDNKDSQDMKKLAAALHSPEVKQFILEKYKGAVVPAF; this is encoded by the coding sequence ATGAAGAAGCTGCTTGCTGTCGCTGCCGCTGTCGCGGCCTTCTCGGCCCACGCCGATACCCTGACCGTCGCCGCCACCCCGGTGCCGCATGCCGAGATCCTCAACTTCGTCAAACCGCAGTTGGCGAAAGAGGGCGTAGAGCTGAAGGTCAAGGAGTTCACCGACTACATCCAGCCGAACGTGCAAGTTGCCGAGAAGCGCCTGGATGCCAACTTCTTCCAGCACCAGCCGTACCTCGATGAGTTCAACAAGGCCAAGGGAACCCAGCTGGTCAGCGTTGCCGGCGTGCACATCGAGCCGCTGGGCGTCTACTCGGCCAAGATCAAGAAGCTCGACGAGCTGTCCTCCGGCGCTACCGTGGTCATCCCCAACGACGCCACCAACGGTGGCCGCGCCCTGCTGCTGCTGGACAAGGCTGGCGTGATCAAGCTCAAGGACAACAAAAACATCCTGTCGACCGTGAAGGACGTTGCCGAGAACCCGAAGAACATCAAGTTCCGTGAGCTGGAAGCGGCCACCATCCCGCGCGTGCTGACCCAGGTCGATGCCGCCCTGATCAACACCAACTACGCGCTGGAAGCCAAGCTGAACCCTGAGAAGGACGCGCTGGCCATCGAAGGCAGCGACTCGCCTTACGTGAACATCCTGGTTGCCCGCCCGGACAACAAAGACTCGCAAGACATGAAGAAACTGGCGGCCGCGCTGCACTCGCCAGAGGTGAAGCAGTTCATCCTCGAGAAGTACAAAGGGGCGGTAGTGCCGGCGTTCTAA